The region TGTCCACATTCCTGGGTCGGGAATTCAAATCCACGGCCTTGCCCGAAAGTCTGCGCACAGGCATCTCCTTCAATATCGGTGGCGATTCCAATGATGATCAGACCTCTGCTCATCAACCTCTGCGTTACGGTTTGATCGTGAAAAACGTCGAACCCAGCCCCGATGATTTCCGCATGGCGTCTGTGCCGATGACCATGAGTGACGACTATATGCTTGTGCAGCATGCGCCCAAAGCCCGAGTTCAATATGAGATCGGGCCTCTCATGCACGAAGCGGAACTGACCGATAGCAGCATTCCTTTGGCCACCGCCGAATCATCGAGCTGGATGCAGGGCCTTCCTGAATTTCAATTCCGCGGCCGCATTGCAGCCCGTGGCGAGCCGACGGCCAATCAAATCCTGCCGCCGCAGTCGATTCTCCTGGAGCAATCTCAGGGATTTTACGCAATCGACATTCATACGAGCCAGCTCCTGCACAAAGATGCCGTGTTCCATCGCATTCGAGTTCCCCTGGTCGGAACCATGACGCTGCGCGAGGAGCGGAATGAAAAATTCAAAAAAACCCGTAGTACTCTGGAAAATATTTATGTCAACGGGCCCTTGGCCTTGAATCTGGATTATTTCGGCCTGGAAAAACGCTATCAAACCGGACTCATCTATCAACGGGCTCTGACCCGCATCGAGCTCTATAATCATTTGCCCGAGGACTTTTCCACCCAAGGCGGGCTTTGGAAAACCCAACGCTTTGAGCTGAAGCTTCAGACCGCTTTCTGAGGTTCCCATGGACTCCGGCCGGACCCATGGCCTATACTTAAAGGATATGTACGGTCCATAAGGAGGCAGCTCTTGGCAGCCGATGCAAACAGTTTGGAAGCCCAGGTCGCCAAACCTCGCGCCAAACGCTATGTTTCTCATGCTCTCGTGGAAGTTCGCCGCTTCAAATGGCTTCCGTTTTTCTGTCAAAGCGCGGTCCTGCTCGATATCAGCACGGGTGGTTTCAAACTGGAATTCACCGGTGAAGTCTCGGCGACACCGGGTGCCCAGTACTGGCTGAATATTCCGCTGGCGCCGCTCGGAATCCCTGCTCCATCAAGGTTTATCTGCCGCTGTGAGTGTCGGTGGTTTGATCCCCAGCGCTTTCGCATAGGCGGCACCTTCCTGAATATGACCAATACTGACCACATGCTGATCGAGCAGATCGTTGCGAGTCTCAAAACCCGTGGCCAGCTT is a window of Oligoflexus sp. DNA encoding:
- a CDS encoding PilZ domain-containing protein, with amino-acid sequence MAADANSLEAQVAKPRAKRYVSHALVEVRRFKWLPFFCQSAVLLDISTGGFKLEFTGEVSATPGAQYWLNIPLAPLGIPAPSRFICRCECRWFDPQRFRIGGTFLNMTNTDHMLIEQIVASLKTRGQL